In Arvicanthis niloticus isolate mArvNil1 chromosome 10, mArvNil1.pat.X, whole genome shotgun sequence, a single genomic region encodes these proteins:
- the Znf648 gene encoding zinc finger protein 648 — MAQLDSQDGWTKVSLGGMIHDTQMLSMNLESEEENGREGGSPRAQNNTDLQFDAQSCKEEENWSECFSTEHVEQKPGETNNWGKRGSRITQTQDSPGLQEALSVPSRSFLHKIHTQPLRNSVGSDGGKKANKDSASENPTSFLDSERSFGAQNSAEASSLDKNFLEHFSMSESTPAQPSTIPASLAAGLVKSQGSRKVLGQVGPEGSGQEEEGPDRCVQGRRAFQKSSKVQVPVEHHGAKPYVCQLCGKAYSHRSTLQQHRRLHTGERPYRCPFCDKAYTWSSDHRKHIRTHTGEKPYGCPDCGRAFVRSSDLRKHQRNMHSNDKPFPCAQCGLTFNRPLSLLRHQRTHLGAKPFRCSSCGREFSVASRMVEHQRVHSGERPFPCSTCGKCFTKSSNLQEHQTLHTGQRPFKCADCGVTFAQPSRLLRHQRIHTGERPFPCAECGQAFARSSTLKRHQQIHSGDKDFLCAECGRAFRIASELAQHIRTHNGERPYQCEGCGQTFTRSNHLQRHQAKHDTCKKEPVPSFSDE, encoded by the coding sequence ATGGCACAGCTGGACTCCCAGGATGGGTGGACCAAGGTGTCCCTTGGTGGCATGATTCATGACACTCAGATGTTGAGTATGAActtggagagtgaagaggagaaTGGTAGGGAAGGTGGCTCCCCAAGAGCTCAGAACAACACTGACTTGCAGTTTGACGCTCAGTCCTGCAAAGAGGAAGAGAACTGGTCTGAGTGCTTCAGTACTGAGCATGTGGAGCAGAAACCTGGGGAGACCAACAACTGGGGGAAAAGGGGATCGAGGATCACCCAGACTCAAGACTCCCCCGGATTACAGGAGGCTCTCAGTGTCCCTTCCAGAAGTTTCTTACACAAGATTCATACACAGCCTCTTAGAAACTCTGTGGGCAGTGATGGGGGCAAGAAGGCAAATAAGGACTCAGCCTCGGAAAACCCGACCAGCTTCTTGGACAGTGAAAGGTCTTTTGGGGCACAGAACAGTGCTGAAGCATCTTCCCTAGACAAGAACTTTCTGGAGCACTTTTCCATGTCTGAGAGTACCCCAGCTCAGCCTTCAACCATTCCCGCCAGCCTGGCAGCAGGATTGGTAAAATCACAGGGCAGTAGAAAAGTCCTGGGCCAGGTGGGTCCAGAAGGCAGCGGGCAGGAAGAGGAGGGTCCCGATAGGTGTGTGCAGGGCAGGCGGGCCTTCCAGAAGTCCAGCAAAGTTCAGGTCCCCGTGGAACATCATGGCGCCAAGCCCTACGTGTGCCAACTGTGTGGGAAGGCCTACTCCCATCGCAGCACGCTCCAGCAGCACAGGCGCCTACATACAGGCGAGCGGCCATACCGGTGTCCCTTCTGCGACAAGGCATACACTTGGTCCTCCGATCACCGCAAGCACATCCGCACCCACACTGGCGAGAAACCCTATGGGTGCCCGGACTGCGGGAGGGCTTTTGTGCGTTCCTCCGATCTGCGCAAACACCAGCGCAACATGCACAGCAACGACAAGCCCTTCCCGTGCGCCCAGTGCGGCTTGACCTTCAACAGGCCACTGTCGCTGCTGCGCCACCAACGCACGCACCTGGGCGCCAAGCCCTTCCGTTGCTCCTCCTGCGGCCGTGAGTTTTCCGTGGCCAGCCGCATGGTGGAGCATCAGCGCGTGCACTCGGGCGAGCGGCCCTTCCCCTGCTCCACCTGCGGCAAGTGTTTCACCAAATCCTCCAACCTGCAGGAGCACCAGACGCTGCACACCGGCCAGAGGCCCTTCAAGTGCGCCGACTGCGGTGTAACCTTCGCGCAGCCCTCGCGTCTGCTGCGCCACCAGCGCATCCACACCGGCGAGAGGCCATTTCCGTGCGCTGAGTGCGGCCAGGCTTTCGCCCGTTCCTCTACCCTCAAGCGGCACCAGCAGATCCACTCTGGGGACAAGGACTTCCTCTGTGCGGAGTGCGGCAGGGCTTTCCGCATCGCGTCCGAGTTGGCACAGCACATCCGCACGCACAATGGGGAGAGGCCTTACCAGTGTGAGGGCTGCGGCCAGACCTTTACCCGCTCCAACCACCTCCAAAGGCATCAAGCCAAGCATGACACCTGCAAGAAGGAGCCTGTCCCTTCCTTTTCCGATGAGTGA